A genomic region of Kribbella sp. NBC_00382 contains the following coding sequences:
- a CDS encoding type 2 lanthipeptide synthetase LanM family protein, whose amino-acid sequence MPAWAEYVERSTAMPVSRESMTQGWQQALVRCLEPLLATARQDLTAAGQDGVLTEEFLDRLGLRLVRLASRTLVLELSRARNRGELAGATPAERFLDFTHRLVGGSELAEFLAAYPVLARVLGEACRQAVEGHLELLARLAEDREQLITELLSGTDPGPLLSIDPGGDPHRGGRSTATLTFTNGRQLIYKPRPLDLHAHFNDLVHWLNDKTALDLRTVAVLRRPGYGWLEYIPHTPCQDLSEVRRFYHRQGALLALLYVLDGTDMHYENLIANGDQPVLVDVETLFHPSNPVHGVLSQDPAHAALSSSVYRTALLPLLFTGEHGVTDISGLGGDEGVVSPTNLVDWADPGLDSMHLVRRPGKTPGGRNRPRLDKTVAEPRDHEIALITGFRAAYEAIARHREDLLGQDGLLARCATDEIRYVARPTQTYVALLDESTHPDALRAADGRSALLDLLWDADASLHRLVPFELADLWSGDVPLFTARPASRDVWAADGTRVPQVLAAEGLAAVEAKIVAMGEIDQHRQEWLISACLATRPEPVVHASTTKRLGPGAVEADPEHLLAAATDIADEITAHVVGNSGGPANWLGLELIDEHHWAVMPMGAGLSNGYVGTAVFLAQIGALTGAEKYSELARDSIRRIPSLLDALASDLDSAQAVGSGLYGLGGINYGLSRLSQLLDDSEIASWLTTSLELSARLPVTDEFPSYTEGAAGGLTAMMAISDHPLATQLATRYAGELLRAVEAGVHRGRLEPEAGFARGYKGIAWALGRYGVPGNKYKNAAAVAIDLDRQSGPANPGWCSGDAGTALAQLTATAPTDLETYLKVATERPVLADMSLCHGELGAVEPLLWLTEREHPAIEAVRRRRAGLVLAAVQQYGPQCGTPRGVTSPGLLTGLAGVGYGLLRLGFGSRIPSVLLLEPKTGTEHSTGTGPNIIDRGNHDRPAHA is encoded by the coding sequence ATGCCTGCCTGGGCGGAGTACGTCGAACGCAGTACGGCCATGCCGGTCAGTAGGGAATCGATGACACAGGGTTGGCAGCAAGCCCTGGTCCGCTGCCTCGAACCTCTGCTGGCAACGGCGCGGCAAGACCTTACCGCGGCCGGGCAGGACGGCGTACTGACCGAGGAGTTCCTGGACCGGCTGGGGCTGCGCCTGGTACGGCTGGCCTCGCGGACCCTGGTGCTGGAACTCTCCCGGGCCCGCAACCGTGGCGAACTGGCCGGCGCGACACCGGCCGAGCGTTTTCTCGACTTCACCCACCGGCTCGTCGGAGGGAGCGAGCTGGCGGAGTTCCTGGCCGCATACCCGGTGCTGGCCCGGGTCCTGGGCGAGGCGTGCCGACAGGCCGTCGAGGGTCACCTCGAACTGCTGGCCCGCCTCGCCGAGGACCGCGAGCAACTCATCACCGAGCTCCTGTCAGGTACCGACCCAGGCCCCCTGCTGAGCATCGACCCCGGCGGCGACCCCCACCGAGGCGGCCGCTCCACCGCCACCCTCACCTTCACCAACGGCCGGCAACTCATCTACAAACCAAGACCCCTGGACCTCCACGCCCACTTCAACGACCTGGTCCACTGGCTCAACGACAAGACGGCGCTGGACCTCCGTACCGTCGCAGTGCTCCGCCGGCCCGGCTACGGCTGGCTCGAGTACATCCCCCACACCCCTTGCCAGGACCTGTCCGAAGTACGCCGCTTCTACCACCGCCAGGGCGCCCTGCTCGCCTTGCTGTACGTCCTCGACGGAACAGACATGCACTACGAGAACCTGATCGCCAACGGCGACCAACCAGTCCTCGTGGACGTAGAAACCTTGTTCCACCCGAGCAACCCGGTCCATGGTGTGCTCAGCCAGGATCCAGCCCACGCGGCCTTGAGCAGCTCGGTGTATCGCACAGCCCTGCTGCCACTGCTGTTCACCGGCGAACACGGCGTCACCGACATCTCCGGTCTCGGCGGCGACGAAGGCGTGGTCTCACCCACGAACCTGGTGGACTGGGCCGACCCCGGTCTCGACTCCATGCATCTGGTCCGGCGGCCAGGCAAGACCCCGGGCGGACGTAACCGGCCAAGGCTCGACAAGACCGTGGCCGAGCCCCGAGACCACGAAATCGCTTTGATTACTGGGTTCCGGGCCGCGTATGAGGCGATCGCCCGGCACCGCGAGGACCTGCTCGGCCAGGACGGTCTGCTCGCCCGCTGTGCCACCGACGAGATCCGGTACGTCGCCAGGCCGACCCAGACCTACGTAGCCCTGCTCGACGAGTCGACCCACCCCGACGCGCTGCGCGCCGCCGACGGCCGGAGCGCCTTGCTGGACCTGCTGTGGGATGCGGATGCGAGCCTGCACCGGCTCGTACCGTTCGAGCTGGCCGACCTGTGGTCAGGCGACGTTCCACTGTTCACCGCTCGCCCGGCCAGCCGGGACGTCTGGGCAGCCGACGGCACCCGGGTCCCGCAAGTCCTCGCCGCCGAAGGGCTCGCAGCGGTCGAGGCCAAGATCGTGGCGATGGGCGAGATCGACCAGCACCGACAGGAGTGGCTCATCTCGGCCTGCCTGGCCACCCGCCCCGAGCCAGTGGTCCATGCCAGTACTACGAAGCGCCTCGGCCCCGGCGCCGTCGAAGCCGACCCGGAGCACCTGCTCGCCGCCGCGACCGACATCGCCGACGAGATCACCGCCCACGTAGTCGGCAACAGCGGCGGCCCGGCGAACTGGCTCGGCCTTGAACTCATCGACGAGCACCACTGGGCAGTCATGCCGATGGGCGCCGGACTGTCCAACGGGTACGTCGGTACTGCGGTGTTCCTGGCCCAGATCGGCGCGCTGACCGGCGCTGAGAAGTACAGCGAGCTCGCCCGCGACTCGATCCGCAGAATCCCTTCCCTGCTTGACGCTCTGGCCTCCGACCTCGACTCCGCCCAGGCCGTCGGTTCCGGCCTCTACGGGCTCGGTGGAATCAACTACGGCCTCAGCAGGCTGAGCCAGTTGCTGGACGACTCAGAGATCGCCAGCTGGCTCACCACCTCACTTGAACTCTCCGCCAGGCTCCCCGTCACCGACGAGTTCCCGAGCTACACCGAGGGCGCCGCCGGTGGGCTGACCGCCATGATGGCGATCTCCGACCATCCACTCGCGACCCAATTGGCCACCCGGTACGCCGGCGAGCTGCTGCGGGCCGTCGAGGCCGGAGTACACCGCGGCCGGCTGGAGCCCGAGGCGGGTTTCGCCCGCGGGTACAAGGGAATCGCCTGGGCGCTGGGGCGGTACGGCGTACCGGGTAACAAGTACAAGAACGCGGCAGCGGTCGCGATCGACCTCGACCGGCAGAGCGGTCCCGCCAACCCTGGTTGGTGTTCAGGCGATGCCGGTACCGCGCTGGCGCAGCTGACCGCGACTGCCCCGACCGACCTCGAGACCTATCTCAAGGTCGCCACAGAACGTCCGGTGCTCGCCGACATGAGTCTCTGTCATGGCGAGCTCGGCGCGGTCGAGCCACTACTGTGGCTGACCGAACGCGAACACCCAGCGATTGAGGCGGTCCGGCGTCGCCGGGCCGGGCTGGTGCTCGCCGCAGTACAGCAGTACGGACCGCAATGTGGTACGCCGAGGGGGGTGACCTCGCCCGGCCTGCTGACCGGTCTGGCGGGTGTCGGCTACGGGCTACTGCGTCTCGGGTTCGGGAGTCGCATCCCATCCGTCCTGCTGCTCGAACCGAAGACGGGTACCGAGCACAGCACCGGTACCGGCCCGAACATCATCGACAGGGGAAATCATGACCGCCCAGCACACGCATGA